GCCATCTCGTCCCGGGCTTCCTCAGCCACATCATTGCCACCGTCACCCTCGCGATCCCCGCCATGATCATCGCCGAGACCTCGCTGAGCTTCCTCGGCATCGGCCTGCGCCCTCCGGCGGTCAGCTGGGGCGTGCTGCTGCAGGAGGCCCAAAACATCCGCTCGCTGGCACAGGCCCCGTGGCTCCTGGCGCCGGGCGCCGCCGTCATCGTCACCGTGCTCGCCCTCAACTTCCTGGGCGACGGGCTGCGCGATGCCGCCGATCCCTACGAAGGCTGACGCCATGACCGCAGACGCGCTGCTCAGCCTGACCGGCCTCAAGACGCAGTTCGCGACGCGCGAAGGCGTCGTCCGCGCCGTCGACGGCGTGACGCTGGACGTCCATCGCGGGCGGACCTTGTGCATCGTCGGCGAATCCGGCTCGGGCAAGTCCATGCTCGCCCGCTCGATCCTCCAGATCGTGTCCCGGCCGGGCCGCGTGGTGGACGGCACCATGGTCCTGCGCCGCCCGGGCCAGGACCCGGTCGACATCGCCGCGCTCGACCCGGCCGGGCGCGCGATCCGCGCCCTGCGCGGGCGCGACATCGCGATGATCTTCCAGGAGCCGATGAACTCGCTGAGCCCGGTCCACACGATCGGCAGCCAACTCGTCGAGAAGATCCTGCTGCACCATCCCGTCACCAAGCGCCAGGCGCTCGAGCAGGCCGCCGACGCGCTCGGCCGCGTCGGCATTCCCGCCCCGCGCGACCGCCTCGCCCGCTACCCGTTCGAGCTTTCGGGCGGCATGCGTCAGCGCGTCATGATCGCGATGGCGCTCGCCTGCCGTCCGGCCATGCTCATCGCCGACGAGCCGACCACCGCGCTCGACGTCACCACCCAGGCGAACATCCTGGCGCTGATCAAGGACCTGCAGCGCGAGACCGGCATGGCGGTCCTGTTCATCACCCACGACCTCGGCGTGGTGGCCGAGATCGCCGACGAGGTCGCCGTCATGTATCTCGGCCGGATCATGGAGCAGGGCACCGCCCTGCAGATCTTCGATTCGCCGCAGCATCCCTACACGATCGCGCTGATGCGCTCGA
Above is a genomic segment from Geminicoccaceae bacterium SCSIO 64248 containing:
- a CDS encoding ABC transporter ATP-binding protein, whose translation is MTADALLSLTGLKTQFATREGVVRAVDGVTLDVHRGRTLCIVGESGSGKSMLARSILQIVSRPGRVVDGTMVLRRPGQDPVDIAALDPAGRAIRALRGRDIAMIFQEPMNSLSPVHTIGSQLVEKILLHHPVTKRQALEQAADALGRVGIPAPRDRLARYPFELSGGMRQRVMIAMALACRPAMLIADEPTTALDVTTQANILALIKDLQRETGMAVLFITHDLGVVAEIADEVAVMYLGRIMEQGTALQIFDSPQHPYTIALMRSIPTLGARRRRGQRLDAIEGMVPHALNRPVGCPFHTRCREAVPGLCDASAPPVVEIVPGQRVACHLRQPAERPSPAVMQVAR